The following coding sequences lie in one Brassica rapa cultivar Chiifu-401-42 unplaced genomic scaffold, CAAS_Brap_v3.01 Scaffold0650, whole genome shotgun sequence genomic window:
- the LOC117130694 gene encoding uncharacterized protein LOC117130694 produces MVQDGGHELKEKEVGDDLDSQFQQQSWPVSQNAKGINLVPCCSQEVFFTHHLSKTRGRLEPLCGAMGRYLCVEAGLRSAGHEVVELLVQDIQAEDQPLCGAMGRFLCVEAGLRSAGHKVVELLVQDTQEEEGHHLSHEEGR; encoded by the exons ATGGTACAAGATGgtggccatgaactgaaggagaaggaggTGGGTGATGATCTAGACTCTCAGTTCCAACAACAGTCATGGCCGGTTTCACAAAATGCAAAAGGAATCAACCTGGTTCCTTGTT gttcacaagaagTGTTCTTTACTCACCACCTATCCAAGACAAGAGGAAGACTtgaaccattgtgtggagcaatgggaagatacttgtgtgtagaagctggtttaagaagcgcaggccacgaggttgttgagctcctggttcaagacatacaagcggaagaccaaccattgtgtggagcaatgggaaggttcttgtgtgtagaagctggtttaagaagcgcaggccacaaggttgttgagctcctggttcaagacacacaagaagaagaaggtcaccACCTAAGCCATGAGGAAGGCCGGTGA